One Dreissena polymorpha isolate Duluth1 chromosome 9, UMN_Dpol_1.0, whole genome shotgun sequence genomic window carries:
- the LOC127844280 gene encoding uncharacterized protein LOC127844280 — MEDLLLKCDVHREEKLKMFCQDHSQLCCSDCVLMNHRLQFISVTNGQLMNGRKLSLQHAAYGIAHHQGALYVTSDTALYHYTLTGTLVNKLHKDAEASYRVCRCAVSPSGDRIYVTNFSQHKLLTLATNGTLISTFDHSELQGPWGVHVAPAGQVLVCGFSSNTMVQLDREGSKKLATLASQRDGLIQPVSVCYNTNIHQIIVGRINSKVIVMNLQ; from the exons ATGGAGGATTTGCTCCTGAAATGTGATGTCCACAGAGAAGagaaactgaaaatgttttgtcaggaccacagtcagctgtgttgCTCTGATTGTGTTTTAATGAATCACAG ATTGCAGTTTATCTCTGTGACCAATGGGCAGCTGATGAATGGGAGGAAATTATCATTACAACATGCTGCCTATGGTATTGCCCACCATCAGGGAGCATTGTATGTCACCTCTGACACTGCCTTGTACCACTACACTCTGACAGGAACACTGGTGAACAAATTGCATAAGGATGCAGAGGCCTCCTATAGAG TGTGTAGATGTGCAGTAAGTCCTTCTGGGGACCGGATCTATGTCACCAACTTCTCCCAGCACAAGCTCCTCACCTTGGCTACCAATGGGACCCTGATATCCACCTTTGATCACAGTGAACTACAAGGCCCATGGGGTGTACACGTTGCACCTGCTGGACAAGTGCTAGTCTGCGGATTCAGCTCAAATACCATGGTACAGCTGGATCGTGAGGGAAGTAAGAAACTGGCAACTCTGGCGTCACAGAGAGATGGCCTGATCCAACCAGTGTCTGTCTGCTACAACACCAACATTCACCAGATCATTGTGGGACGAATCAACAGTAAAGTCATTGTTATGAACTTACAATAG